Part of the Candidatus Thiothrix putei genome, GCCAGCGTTTGCGTACCCGGCCAGCTTTGTTCGATGCTTTGATACGCTTGAGAGCGCCAACTTTCGCGTTCACCCACTAACCCTAACATAAAGGCTTGCGGGATCAGCAATAAAATAATCAGAAAAGCGATGAGTGCGAGTTTGAGGTAGTAACGCTGATTCGACATGAAAGACTCCTTATGATGACAGGGCGAGTGCTATCATAAAGAACAATAATGCAGGATTGATGGGGGCAATGTGGAAAAGCAGCGGAGTTTGGTGCAGCTTTCGTGCAGTGGCAGGCTCGCCGGATTAATCGCGCCGCAATGCCTTTGGTAACACAAACGATACGTTTTCGGTGATGCCTGAATCTTGTACGCGTACCTGTGCCCCGTGCGCTTGTAGGTGGGCAATCACGCCTTCCACCAACACTTCGGGGGCAGATGCGCCAGCGGTTACACCGACGCACTGCTTGCCTTCCAGCCATTCGACACGAATGTCTTCCGCGCCATCAATCAAGTAAGCGGGTGTGCCACGCTTTTCGGCAATTTCACGTAAGCGGTTGGAGTTAGAACTGTTGGGCGAACCGACCACCAAGATCATATCGCTTTCATCTGCGAGTTTTTTCAGCGCATCTTGACGGTTTTGGGTGGCGTAGCAAATGTCGTCTTTTTTGGGGCCAATGATGGCGGGGAAGCGGGTGCGTAAGGCATCAATCACGATGGAGGCATCATCCACTGACAAGGTGGTTTGGGTGACGAATGCCAGCTTTCCGGGGTTGTTCACCACCAGTTCCGCCACTTCTTGCGGAGAATCAACGCGGTAGACAGCACCACCAAAAGACGTATCGTATTGCCCCATTGTGCCTTCGACTTCGGGGTGATTTTTGTGACCGATGAGGATGGTTTCGCGCCCTTCGCGGCTGTAACGCATCACTTCAATATGCACTTTCGTGACCAGCGGGCAGGTGGCATCGAATACTTTCAAGCCCCGGCGTTTGGCTTCTTGCTGTACCGCGAGCGACACCCCGTGGGCGCTGAAAATGACGGTGGCATCGTCGGGCACTTCGTCGAGTTCTTGTACGAAAATCGCGCCTTTGTCACGCAAGTTGTTCACCACAAAACGGTTATGCACGACTTCGTGACGCACGTAGATGGGTGCGCCGAGGATTTCCAAGGCACGGTCAACGATTTCGATAGCGCGGTCAACACCGGCACAAAAGCCGCGTGGGTTGGCGAGAATGGCTTGCATGGAGGGATTCCGTCTTGTCTAAAAGTGGTTGTCAGGGCAACTGTAAACTAAAGGGTGGTTTCAAGGCTATTTTCCGTTATATTGCCTGTTTTTGATTACCTTTCCCCCAAGGGCTAACGAATGGCGAAGCAACCCGAACCCGCGCAAGAATCATCCCTTTACGAACACAAACAAGAGGCAATCCAACGCCCGGATGTTGGCGTACAGGAAGGTTTCCGCGACCACAAGCCGCCGCGTCAGTACCGTTATGACTCTTCACTGTCACCGGAATTGTGTTGGGATGAAACCGCCGGACGGGAATTTGCCGAATGGTTGCTGATGCGGATTACCGAAGCCGCTGAACAGGGGGAAGCGGCGGTGTTTGCCGAAGCCTTGGTTTGGCAAGGCACGGGGGAGAAATTCCGTAGTATCCGTGAGTGTGTGGCGCGGTTGCAGACCTTGACCCAACCGTTTTTGAATTGGACGGGCAAGGCGGAACGCCATCAAATCAGTGTGCCGACCATTCCGCTGTTTGTGCATGAACGCCATTCGACGCAGGGGATTTTGAACGGGCTGGATAGCTACCGTCAAGCGGGGACAAATCTGGATTTATTCGGCGATCCGCAACTGGATATTAGCGAAAAGCTCGAAGCGTATGAGCATAAAGGGCCGTGGGTGAACCGCATGGTGCTGGGGGATTCGCTGCATGTGATGAATTCGCTGCTGGAATACGAGGGCATGGGTGGTCAGGTGCAGATGATCTACATCGACCCGCCGTATGGGGTGAAATTTGGCTCGAATTTCCAGCCGTTTGTACGCAAGCGCGATGTGAAACACGGGGCGGATGATGAAATGATCCGCGAGCCGGAAATGGTGAAGGCGTACCGCGATACGTGGGAACTCGGCTTGCATTCGTACCTGACCTATTTGCGTGATCGGCTGTTGCTTGCCCGCGAACTGCTCACCGAATCCGGCTCCGTCTTCGTCCAAATCTCCGACGAAAACCTCCATCACGTCCGCGAAGTCCTCGACGAAGTTTTCGGTGCAAATAACTTTTTGAGGGTAATTTCTTTCCGAAAGAAGTCTATGCCTTTGGGTGGTGCTGTTTTAGAAGAAATGAACGACTATCTTATTTGGTATGCTAAATCTAAATCATCTGTCAAATATAACCAGTTATTTCAAGAGGTTGACCTGCAAGGACTATACTATTGGAACAAAGCCGTTCTTCCAGATGGCTCACTTATTTCTTTAAATCGTGATCAGATAGCTAACCACAGCTTAATACCAGATCAAGGAGCTGTCGCTCGTTTAGTTTCAATCAGACCTCCTTCATTTAGTGCCAATGCAGTCTTTCCAGTGAAAGTTGATGGAAAAACCTATTTCCCTACGAAGGGAGGATGTTGGATAACTAATCCTGAAGGAATGAGTCGGCTTGTTAGTCAAAGAAGGTTAACCCCATCAGGGAGTAGTTTGGCTTATATCTACAAAAAGAATGACTTTCCTTTTAGTAAAGTTACAACGCCGTGGATGGACACCGGCACTGGAAACTTTTCAGAAGAAAAAATGTATGTTGTTCAAACATCATACAAAGTGATTCAGCGGTGTATGTTGATGACGACTGATCCGGGGGATTTGGTGCTTGACCCGACGTGTGGGAGCGGTACGACGGCGTATGTGGCGGAACAATGGGGCAGACGCTGGATTACCTGCGACACCTCCCGCGTCCCGCTGGCATTGGCACGGCAACGCCTGCTAACCGCTACTTTTCCGTGGTACGAACTCGACCAACCCAGCCGTGGCCCCATTGGTGGCTTCGTTTACACCCGCAAACAAAACCGCAAAGGCGAAGAAATCGGCGGCAAAGTCCCGCGTATTACCCTCAAATCCATCGCCAACAACGAAGACCCCGAAATGGTCACGCTGGTGGATAAACCTGAAATCAACAACAAAATCACCCGCGTGTGTGGTGCATTCACCGTAGAAGCCACCATCCAAGCCGCCAATTCCCTGCTGCACGAACAACACGCCGTCGATAAAAGCGTCGCCGTGCAAGGCAATGCCGGGGCATACCTTGACCGGATGCTGGAAGTCCTACGCAAATCCGAACGCTTGCAACTCCCCGGCAATAAACAACTGTTACTCGACCATGTGCGGGCATTATCCGCCGAAGACTACGAACACCTGCACGCCGAAGCCACCGAAAAGAGCGATGCAGACAAACGCATTGCGATTGTGTTTGGCGCGGAAAGTGGCGCAATCAGCAGCGAACTGGTATTCAACGCCGCCAGTGAAGCCGTGTTCATGCGCTTTGACGCGCTGTATTTCTTCGGTTTCGCCATCCAAGCCAAAGCCCGCGAACTGCTAGAAGACCGTAAGAAAATGCGTATTCCCTGCACTTACGTGGCCGTGACCCCCGATGTGGTCATGTCGGATTTGCTCAAAACCAGCAAATCATCCGAAATCTTTTCCATCACCGGCTTACCCGACATCGCGTTCTACAAAACCAGTGAAAAAACCCCCGCCAAAGAACCGCTGTATCAGGTCAAATTGTTAGGGCTGGACATTTTCACCCCGCACAATTGCGCCACCGAATCCATCGAAGCCAATAACCTGCCGTGCTGGATGCTCGACACCGACTACAACGGCATGAGTTTTATTGCACGGCAAGTGTTTTTCCCCAAAACCGCCGCGTGGGACAACCTGCAAAAATCCCTCAAAGGGCGCTTTGCTGATAGCGTGTGGGATCATCTGGCAGGCACAGAAAGCGAAGCCTTCCGCTTAGGCACACGCAACCGCATTGCCGTCAAAGTGATTGATGAGCGCGGCAATGAATTGATGGTGGTCAGGGATGCAGCCGATGCACGGTAGTTTTGTACGACAAATAGCCGTGTTAAAGTTTACAAAATATACTAAAAGTATGAGAATTGTAAACCGTGTTGCTGGAGGCTGCCATGTACCCTGAACGTCTAAAACGCGCCCGCGAAGCAGCGGGTTTATCGCTACGTGCGCTCGCGGAACAAGTGGGCGTTTCCCAAACTGCGATCAAAAAATACGAAGACGGTGTTAATACCCCTGACTCTAGCCAATTGATTAAATTGGCAAAAGCCCTGAACGTGCGTGGGGAATATTTCTTCCGCCCGTTTACTATCCAGCTTGATAAAACTGTCGAATACCGCAAACGTGCTAACACGCCAGAAAAGTTGCTCAAGCAAATTCGTGCCGATGTGGAGGAACAAGCCGAACGCTGGCACGAATTAGCCAATCTTTACCCACAGTTCCCCGTTAAGCCTTTTGCTGTACCCGCAGATTTGCCTGCTACGGTGCAAACACTCGATGAGGTGGAACAGGTAGCCGCTAAGGTACGTGAATGCTGGAAACTCGGCGAAGACCCCATTACGGATTTGGTAGATGTACTGGAAGAACACGGTATTCTGGTAATTTTTACTGGACTGAATGCTGAGAGTAAATTCGATGGTTTAGCCGCAACAATTGAAACGCAACCTGTCATCGTAGTGGCGAAACATTGGGCAGGAGATCGGCAGCGTTTCACCTTGGCACATGAGTTAGGACATTTAATGCTGCACGGGCGGTTAGCTGAAGAAATTGGTGAGGAAAAAGCTTGTAACCGCTTTGCTGGGGCATTCCTATTGCCTGCAACCGCTATCCAGCGGCAATTAGGGCAACAACGCCGCACGTTGGAATGGCAGGAACTTTACATGCTCAAACATGAGTTTGGTTTGAGTATGGCGGCTTGCCTGTACCGTTCTTCAGATACCGCTATCACGTCCCCTGACGTGACGAAAAGCCTGTACCAACAATTTGCAATACGTGGGTGGCGCAAACAAGAACCTAAAGCCCCTTACCCACAAGAACAAACCTTGTTGTTTAAACAACTGGTTTATCGTGCCTTGGCAGAAGGCTGGATAGGCGAATCCAAAGCGGCTGAATTATTGGGTATCCCGCTCTCCCGTTTCCATCACGAACGCAAACTGGAAGGTGCGGATGCAGTTACTGATCAGTGATGCCAACATCCTCATCGACATGGAGGAAGGGCAGTTATTGAAACTGATGTTCAAACTTCCTTTTGATTTTCGTGTGCCGGATTTGCTGTTTTTTGATGAACTGGAAGAGCAACATGCCCACTGGCTGGATCATGGTTTGCAATTAGGCACACTGAGTGGCGAAAGCGTCAGGCGTGTCTCACAACTCACCCTAAAATACCCAAAACCCAGCCGCAACGATTGCATGGCATTGGTGTTAGCACAGCAGGAAAAATGCCCTCTGCTCACAGGTGACAGAGATTTACGACAAGCCGCTGAACGTGAGGGCATCATGGTTCAAGGCAGTATCTGGCTAGTAGAGCAACTGGTGACGCACGGTATTATCAGCCTTGATGCCTCCCGACAGAGCTACCAACACATGGAACGTAACGGACGGCGATTACCTTGGAAGTTAGCCTACCAACGTTTGGATGCTTTACAGGATGAACTAATATGACCACCGATACCGCCGTCGAAAATCCTATCATCAACTCCCCCTTTGTTGAGCCGCAATGCTATTGGGACATCAAAAAAGGCGAACAACCCAAAACGCTAACGGGCAGACGTGAAGCCTATTACTACTACCGTGTGCCGGACAGTGCCAAACGCGGACGTAAAAGCAATCAATTGAGCTTTGACGGTGACTTGGGCGTAGGTCAAAAAGAAGAACTGCACATCGCCAATTGGCTGCGTAAACGGGTCAAAGAATGGCGTAGCGGGTCACTGACAGGCATTCCGTATGATGGCGCATCCGACATTACCAAAGAACTCCTGCGCTTGTGGAAAGCCGAAGAAGGGCGTTTCCAGCGTTTATTCTTCGCCCAAGTGGAAGCCGCTGAAACCATCATTTTCCTGACCGAAGCCAACCCGCTTTACCATAAAAGTATGCCGCTGATTCCGGTGGATCAACCGGGAGAAAAAACCAAAGCGGCTGGCTTCAAGTCATTCACGCGCTACGCCTGCAAAATGGCAACGGGTACAGGTAAAACCACCGTCATGGGGATGCTGTCGGCATGGACAATCCTTAATCGTGTGGCTTTCCCGACGGACAACCGCTTTACCGATACCATCCTGATTGTTTGCCCCAACGTGACTATCCGCGAACGCCTCAAAGAGCTTGACCCAGCATTAGGCGACCAAAGCATTTACCGCACCCGCCAACTCGTACCACCGCACCGCATGGAAGAACTGCGCCGGGGTGAAGTCATGGTAACGAACTGGCACAAACTGGCGAAGAAAGAAACCAACACTGTCAATGGTGATTCTGCCAAGGTGGTAAAAACAGGCGAAGCGGTCGAAATCACCAAAAACGCGGGCAAAAAGAACGAATCGGTCGAGGTAAAATACCAAGAATCCGATCAGGCTTGGTTCAAACGTATCAAACAAGAATTAGGGTCTGGCAAAGGTCGTTGCCCATATTGGCTGGTATTCAATGATGAAGCCCACCATGCCTACCGCCGTGGTGATACCAGTGATGATGAGGATGAAGCCATTACACTGGATGAAACCGCCAGTGAAGACCGTTCAACTTTGGCGAAAAAGAATGACAAAGAAGCCACCATCTGGATTGAGGGCTTAGACCGCATCAATCGCATGGCAGGCAAAAATAAACAGGCAGGCGCAAGAGGTGACAGGGGAATTAACCTCTGTGTGGATTTATCAGCTACGCCGTTTTACATCCAAGGTTCAGGCAACGAAGTCGGCAAGCCGTTCCCGTGGGTAGTGTCAGATTTCGGCTTGTTGGATGCGATTGAATCCGGTTTGGTGAAAATCCCGCAATTACCCAGCCGTGACATTTCCGGCAATGAAGAAGCCAACTATTTCAATATCTGGCGTTGGATGGAAGAACAGGCTTTTAAAGACGGCATAGCCAAATCCGCCAAAGATTTAACGCCTGAAGTGGTGTTGCGCTATGCATCCACTCCGATTCTGATACAAGCCAGCGATTGGCATCAGCGTTTCCAACAATGGATGGAAACCGAAAAAACCGAACTGCACCCCGTTCCGCCCGTCTTCATTATCGTCTGCCGGGATACCAAATTAGCAGCAGAAGTGTACGAATGGCTTGCCAACGACAAAGGCAACTATGGCACATCCCCCGACTATTTCCGCAACCATCCGGGTGAAGAAAAAACCGTGCGCATAGATTCCAAAGTCATGGAAGATATGGAAGAAGGCACGGGTACAGATGAAGTTAAACGCCTGCGCTTCATCCTCGATACCGTTGGCAAAAAGACATGGGCAGGCGGCAAAGTACCCGAAGAATACGCCGACATCGTGCGCAAGAATAACGAAAAAGCCGCCAGTGATGACAATGACGGTTCGACTGTATTCATGGACGACAAAGTACCGCCGGGGCGTGATATTCGCTGCATCATTTCCGTGGCGATGCTGGCAGAAGGTTGGGATGCCAATACCGTTACCCATATCGTCGGCTTGCGCCCCTTCGGTTCACAATTATTGTGTGAACAGGTGGTCGGTCGTGCCTTGCGCCGCCGTTATTACACACTGGAAGAAGGCACAGACCGCTTCGGGGAAGAATCCGCCCGTGTGTTTGGCGTACCGTTTGAATTGATTCCGCTGAAAGTCTCCAAACCGGGGACAAGCCCGCCGAAACCTGACCCTACCCATATATTCAGCGTACCGGAAAAGCAACGCTATCAAATCACTTTCCCGATGGTGTCCGGTTACTTCATGCAGGAAGAATCAGCGGTTAGTGTGGATTACACCCGTATCCAACAAGTTACCCTTGACCCGACAGAAATCAATGACAGTGTGGAACTCACTTCCATGACTGTGCCAGAAGGTCATTTAGCGGTGTATGGGCCAGGTGAAAAACCGGTACTGACCTTGGCGGATTGGCGCAAACAGTTTGGGCGTGACCAGATGGTAGCGTTCAAAATTGCCAGCAAGGTTTGCCAACACTGGCAAAAGGAGCGGGTACAATCGGTCAATGATGCTGCCGCGCAAGCCACGCTCCAAGATTTATTCCCACAAGTGCTACTAGCCACCAAACGCTTGCTGCAAGACCGGGAAAAGCTCATTTGCAAAGGCACAACCCAACCTTGTGATGTGTTACTGGCAGGCAAATATCAAATGTCAGTAGTGGATGCTTTGTATCAAGCCATTGCCTTTGGCGATGCCAGCAACCACGAACTGCCACGCATTCCCAAAGGTGAAGCGGGCAGAGGTTCTACCGAACACGTTGATTTTCACACCTACAAGCCGACCTATGCCGCCAACAAATGCCATATCAATTTGCTGGTAGCCGATACCAAAAAATGGGAACAAAGCACCGGGTTTGCGCTCGATACCCATGCAGGTGTGGTGAAATGGGTCAAGAATGAACACCTGAATTTTGTCATTCCCTACCGCAAAGAAGGCATACCAGCGCGTTACATTCCCGATTTCATCGCGGTACTGGATAACGGTCTGAACCTGATTCTCGAAACCAAAGGGCGTTATCTGGATGATGCCGACCGCAAAGCCAAAGCAGCACAAAGGTGGGTGGATGCGGTGAACCGAACACAACAATACGGGCAATGGGCTTATATCGTGGTGCGTGATCCGACTGAGCTGCCGAAGTTGTTGGATCGTTTGGCAGATACATCCACCAACCTGCCTTTCATGACATCCGCGTGAAAAATATGAAAGGTGACGGTTCGCTTTACCCACGCAACCTTGTAAGATACCCGCACCTTTAGTGTTCAAAATAAAAGCGAGTGCATCCATGCTCCACGCTCACCTTTCCCCAGGGCCGCTACCGTCGCGTATGCAATTGACCAAAGACGGCAAGTTGAAACACTTTCTGACTATCGAAGGTTTGCCGCCGCTATTGTTGGAAGAGATCCTTGATCGCGCCGAACAATTCGTCACGTTGCCGAATAAACAGCAGAAAAAAGCCCCCCTGCTGCGCGGCAAAACAGTCATGAACTTGTTTTTCGAGAACTCCACCCGTACCCGTGTGACGTTTGAAATCGCCGCGCAACGCCTCGGCGCAGATGTCACCAACCTCGACATCCGCACCTCATCCGCCTCCAAGGGCGAAACCTTGCTGGATACGGTGCGCAATCTGGAAGCGATGAACGCCGATATGTTTGTGGTGCGCCATGAACACGCGGGCGCGGCGCATTTCATTGCCCGCTACTGCGCCCCGCACATCAGCGTGTTGAACGCGGGGGATGGGCGGCATTCGCACCCCACCCAAGCGATGTTGGATATGTTCACCATCCGCCAAAAGAAGGGCAGTTTCCAGCCGTTGAAAGTGGCGATTGTCGGCGATGTGTTGCATTCGCGGGTGGCACGTTCGCAAATCCACGCCCTGACCACGCTGGCAGCCGGGGAAGTGCGCGTGGTTGCGCCGAAAACGCTCGTACCTGCGGGTATCGAGCGTATGGGGGTGAACGTGTTCCACCACATGGAACAGGGCATTGAAGACGTGGATGTGGTGATTATGCTGCGCCTGCAACGCGAACGGATGCAGACCGCTTTGCTGCCTTCCGAACGCGAATTTTTTAAGCTCTACGGCTTGACCGAAGAACGCCTGCAACTGGCTAAACCCGATGCGATCGTGATGCATCCCGGCCCGATCAATCGCGGGGTGGAAATTGATTCCCGCGTTGCCGATGGTTTGCAATCGGTCATTCTTGAGCAAGTTACCAACGGCATTGCGGTGCGCATGGCGGTCATGTCGATGATCATGGGTTCACAAGGAGGTGCAGCATGAGCCTATTGATACGCAATGCACGGGTTATTGATCCCGCCAGTGGGCTGGATGGGCAACGCACTGTCCTGATCGACGGTGGGCGGATTACCGCGTTGGCAGAAACCTCCGCCGCATTTGCCGCCGATGAAACCATCGACGCGCAAGGCTTGTGGGTATTCCCCGGTGCAGTGGATTTGGCCGCGTGTTTGCGCGAGCCGGGGTTAGACCATAAAGCCACCCTCGCCAGCGAAACCTTTGCTGCTGCCAGTAGTGGCATTACCACGTTGTGCTACCAGCCTGAACCGGGTGCCAATTTCGACAATGCAGCGCAGGTCAAACTGATATACGACCTCAACCGGCGGGCGCACTACGCCAATGTTGAAGTGTTGGGTAATTTGACTCAAGGCTTAAAAGGTCAGCAACTCAGCAATATGGCAAGCCTGAAACGCGCCGGTTGCGTGGGCATGAGCAATGGGCGGCAGCCATTCCATAGCCTGCAAACCTTGCGCCGTGCAATGGAATACGCTGCCACTCATGACTTGACCGTGTTCATTTACCCCGTGGAACACGCATTGGCTGCGGGTGGCTTTATGCACGAAGGTGAGGTATCGGCTCGCTTGGGCTTGCCTGCGATTCCATCTGCTGCGGAAACGGTGGCGGTGGCGCAAACCTTGGCACTGGCAAGCCATACCGGGGCAAAAGTGCATTTCTGTCGGTTGTCTGCGAAACTGAGTGTGCGCCTGATCCGGCAGGGCAAGGATAGTGGTCTCGACATTACGGCGGATGTGGCTGCTCACCAACTGTTCCTGACGGATATGGATGTGAGTGATTTCAACCCGCTGTGCCACGTGATGCCGCCGTTGCGCTCAGCACGTGATTTGGATGCATTACGTGAAGGGTTGGCGGATGGCACGATTGATGCGATTTGTTCCGACCATCAGCCGCACGAAGTCGATGCTAAACTGGCACCTTTCCAGCAAACTGAACCGGGCATTTCGGCACTGGAAACCTTGTTACCGCTGACCTTACGCTTGGTGGAAGACGGGGTGTTGAGCTTGCCAGAAGCTTTGCGTAAGATCACCGCAGGTCCCGCGACTATCATTGACAGCGAGGCAGGGCAGATCAATGTAGGTGCTCCGGCTGATTTGGTGCTGTTTGATCCAGCGGCCTTGTGGGAGCTGGATCTGAATACGATGCACAGCAACGGGCGCAATTCGCCGTTTGGTGGCTGGAATTTTAACGGTGCGGTGAAACGTACTTTATTGGCAGGGAAGACTGTGTTTAGCCGT contains:
- the ispH gene encoding 4-hydroxy-3-methylbut-2-enyl diphosphate reductase codes for the protein MQAILANPRGFCAGVDRAIEIVDRALEILGAPIYVRHEVVHNRFVVNNLRDKGAIFVQELDEVPDDATVIFSAHGVSLAVQQEAKRRGLKVFDATCPLVTKVHIEVMRYSREGRETILIGHKNHPEVEGTMGQYDTSFGGAVYRVDSPQEVAELVVNNPGKLAFVTQTTLSVDDASIVIDALRTRFPAIIGPKKDDICYATQNRQDALKKLADESDMILVVGSPNSSNSNRLREIAEKRGTPAYLIDGAEDIRVEWLEGKQCVGVTAGASAPEVLVEGVIAHLQAHGAQVRVQDSGITENVSFVLPKALRRD
- a CDS encoding site-specific DNA-methyltransferase; the encoded protein is MAKQPEPAQESSLYEHKQEAIQRPDVGVQEGFRDHKPPRQYRYDSSLSPELCWDETAGREFAEWLLMRITEAAEQGEAAVFAEALVWQGTGEKFRSIRECVARLQTLTQPFLNWTGKAERHQISVPTIPLFVHERHSTQGILNGLDSYRQAGTNLDLFGDPQLDISEKLEAYEHKGPWVNRMVLGDSLHVMNSLLEYEGMGGQVQMIYIDPPYGVKFGSNFQPFVRKRDVKHGADDEMIREPEMVKAYRDTWELGLHSYLTYLRDRLLLARELLTESGSVFVQISDENLHHVREVLDEVFGANNFLRVISFRKKSMPLGGAVLEEMNDYLIWYAKSKSSVKYNQLFQEVDLQGLYYWNKAVLPDGSLISLNRDQIANHSLIPDQGAVARLVSIRPPSFSANAVFPVKVDGKTYFPTKGGCWITNPEGMSRLVSQRRLTPSGSSLAYIYKKNDFPFSKVTTPWMDTGTGNFSEEKMYVVQTSYKVIQRCMLMTTDPGDLVLDPTCGSGTTAYVAEQWGRRWITCDTSRVPLALARQRLLTATFPWYELDQPSRGPIGGFVYTRKQNRKGEEIGGKVPRITLKSIANNEDPEMVTLVDKPEINNKITRVCGAFTVEATIQAANSLLHEQHAVDKSVAVQGNAGAYLDRMLEVLRKSERLQLPGNKQLLLDHVRALSAEDYEHLHAEATEKSDADKRIAIVFGAESGAISSELVFNAASEAVFMRFDALYFFGFAIQAKARELLEDRKKMRIPCTYVAVTPDVVMSDLLKTSKSSEIFSITGLPDIAFYKTSEKTPAKEPLYQVKLLGLDIFTPHNCATESIEANNLPCWMLDTDYNGMSFIARQVFFPKTAAWDNLQKSLKGRFADSVWDHLAGTESEAFRLGTRNRIAVKVIDERGNELMVVRDAADAR
- a CDS encoding XRE family transcriptional regulator, giving the protein MYPERLKRAREAAGLSLRALAEQVGVSQTAIKKYEDGVNTPDSSQLIKLAKALNVRGEYFFRPFTIQLDKTVEYRKRANTPEKLLKQIRADVEEQAERWHELANLYPQFPVKPFAVPADLPATVQTLDEVEQVAAKVRECWKLGEDPITDLVDVLEEHGILVIFTGLNAESKFDGLAATIETQPVIVVAKHWAGDRQRFTLAHELGHLMLHGRLAEEIGEEKACNRFAGAFLLPATAIQRQLGQQRRTLEWQELYMLKHEFGLSMAACLYRSSDTAITSPDVTKSLYQQFAIRGWRKQEPKAPYPQEQTLLFKQLVYRALAEGWIGESKAAELLGIPLSRFHHERKLEGADAVTDQ
- a CDS encoding PIN domain-containing protein — protein: MQLLISDANILIDMEEGQLLKLMFKLPFDFRVPDLLFFDELEEQHAHWLDHGLQLGTLSGESVRRVSQLTLKYPKPSRNDCMALVLAQQEKCPLLTGDRDLRQAAEREGIMVQGSIWLVEQLVTHGIISLDASRQSYQHMERNGRRLPWKLAYQRLDALQDELI
- a CDS encoding DEAD/DEAH box helicase family protein — encoded protein: MTTDTAVENPIINSPFVEPQCYWDIKKGEQPKTLTGRREAYYYYRVPDSAKRGRKSNQLSFDGDLGVGQKEELHIANWLRKRVKEWRSGSLTGIPYDGASDITKELLRLWKAEEGRFQRLFFAQVEAAETIIFLTEANPLYHKSMPLIPVDQPGEKTKAAGFKSFTRYACKMATGTGKTTVMGMLSAWTILNRVAFPTDNRFTDTILIVCPNVTIRERLKELDPALGDQSIYRTRQLVPPHRMEELRRGEVMVTNWHKLAKKETNTVNGDSAKVVKTGEAVEITKNAGKKNESVEVKYQESDQAWFKRIKQELGSGKGRCPYWLVFNDEAHHAYRRGDTSDDEDEAITLDETASEDRSTLAKKNDKEATIWIEGLDRINRMAGKNKQAGARGDRGINLCVDLSATPFYIQGSGNEVGKPFPWVVSDFGLLDAIESGLVKIPQLPSRDISGNEEANYFNIWRWMEEQAFKDGIAKSAKDLTPEVVLRYASTPILIQASDWHQRFQQWMETEKTELHPVPPVFIIVCRDTKLAAEVYEWLANDKGNYGTSPDYFRNHPGEEKTVRIDSKVMEDMEEGTGTDEVKRLRFILDTVGKKTWAGGKVPEEYADIVRKNNEKAASDDNDGSTVFMDDKVPPGRDIRCIISVAMLAEGWDANTVTHIVGLRPFGSQLLCEQVVGRALRRRYYTLEEGTDRFGEESARVFGVPFELIPLKVSKPGTSPPKPDPTHIFSVPEKQRYQITFPMVSGYFMQEESAVSVDYTRIQQVTLDPTEINDSVELTSMTVPEGHLAVYGPGEKPVLTLADWRKQFGRDQMVAFKIASKVCQHWQKERVQSVNDAAAQATLQDLFPQVLLATKRLLQDREKLICKGTTQPCDVLLAGKYQMSVVDALYQAIAFGDASNHELPRIPKGEAGRGSTEHVDFHTYKPTYAANKCHINLLVADTKKWEQSTGFALDTHAGVVKWVKNEHLNFVIPYRKEGIPARYIPDFIAVLDNGLNLILETKGRYLDDADRKAKAAQRWVDAVNRTQQYGQWAYIVVRDPTELPKLLDRLADTSTNLPFMTSA
- a CDS encoding aspartate carbamoyltransferase catalytic subunit, with the translated sequence MLHAHLSPGPLPSRMQLTKDGKLKHFLTIEGLPPLLLEEILDRAEQFVTLPNKQQKKAPLLRGKTVMNLFFENSTRTRVTFEIAAQRLGADVTNLDIRTSSASKGETLLDTVRNLEAMNADMFVVRHEHAGAAHFIARYCAPHISVLNAGDGRHSHPTQAMLDMFTIRQKKGSFQPLKVAIVGDVLHSRVARSQIHALTTLAAGEVRVVAPKTLVPAGIERMGVNVFHHMEQGIEDVDVVIMLRLQRERMQTALLPSEREFFKLYGLTEERLQLAKPDAIVMHPGPINRGVEIDSRVADGLQSVILEQVTNGIAVRMAVMSMIMGSQGGAA
- a CDS encoding dihydroorotase, whose amino-acid sequence is MSLLIRNARVIDPASGLDGQRTVLIDGGRITALAETSAAFAADETIDAQGLWVFPGAVDLAACLREPGLDHKATLASETFAAASSGITTLCYQPEPGANFDNAAQVKLIYDLNRRAHYANVEVLGNLTQGLKGQQLSNMASLKRAGCVGMSNGRQPFHSLQTLRRAMEYAATHDLTVFIYPVEHALAAGGFMHEGEVSARLGLPAIPSAAETVAVAQTLALASHTGAKVHFCRLSAKLSVRLIRQGKDSGLDITADVAAHQLFLTDMDVSDFNPLCHVMPPLRSARDLDALREGLADGTIDAICSDHQPHEVDAKLAPFQQTEPGISALETLLPLTLRLVEDGVLSLPEALRKITAGPATIIDSEAGQINVGAPADLVLFDPAALWELDLNTMHSNGRNSPFGGWNFNGAVKRTLLAGKTVFSR